Proteins from a single region of Styela clava chromosome 1, kaStyClav1.hap1.2, whole genome shotgun sequence:
- the LOC144421778 gene encoding uncharacterized protein LOC144421778 produces MRCLILLAILSTATALPLNFGTFLGCGNTGTSVSASAVAKTSFGPCAELQKPNIVIDDPCVEVKKPSVEVKSPCTFTRPCFRRSFMRRRVSSPCFTRTITRTPCVRRTATPPCIRRTITSPCVRRTITPCVRRTISPCRTIIPQPCRTITRTPCVRRSFSYPCIQRRPCVTRRVINPCVTIKQPCVPKIVEDPCITTFEQPCEPKIVEDPCITTFKQPCEPKIVEDPCITTFEQPCVPKTVEDPCITTIQQPCVPKIVEDPCITTFDQPCEPKIVEDPCITTFEQPCVPKIVEDPCINTFEKPCEQKIVEDPCITVEQPCEPKIVQDPCITVEQPCIPTKIEAPCLPVRTIDTCVGVRATACASASASTSSTFGTGCNGGVKASAGASASTSSTFGTGCIGGARASVGAHAFHHTLF; encoded by the exons ATGCGTTGTTTGATCCTTCTTGCTATTTTGAGTACGGCTACCGCCTTGCCACTAAATTTTGGAACTTTTT TGGGATGTGGCAACACAGGTACCTCGGTATCCGCATCAGCCGTCGCAAAAACTTCGTTTGGTCCATGCGCTGAATTGCAGAAGCCTAACATTGTCATCGACGATCCGTGTGTTGAAGTGAAGAAACCGTCCGTAGAGGTAAAATCTCCATGCACCTTTACACGACCTTGTTTCAGACGAAGCTTTATGCGCCGACGTGTTTCCTCGCCGTGCTTTACTAGAACAATCACACGCACACCGTGCGTAAGAAGAACCGCAACACCACCGTGCATTAGAAGAACCATAACATCACCTTGTGTGAGAAGAACCATAACACCGTGCGTGAGAAGAACCATATCGCCTTGCAGGACGATCATTCCACAACCGTGTAGAACTATTACAAGAACGCCATGTG tgAGGCGCTCCTTCAG TTATCCCTGCATCCAAAGAAGACCATGTGTCACGAGAAGAGTCATTAACCCATGCGTCACCATCAAGCAACCGTGCGTACCAAAGATAGTTGAAGATCCATGCATCACCACTTTCGAGCAACCATGCGAACCAAAAATAGTTGAAGATCCATGCATCACCACCTTCAAGCAACCATGCGAACCAAAGATAGTTGAAGATCCATGCATCACCACCTTCGAGCAACCATGCGTACCAAAGACAGTTGAAGATCCATGCATCACCACCATCCAGCAACCGTGCGTACCAAAGATAGTTGAAGATCCATGCATCACCACCTTCGATCAACCATGCGAACCAAAGATAGTTGAAGATCCATGCATCACCACCTTCGAGCAACCATGCGTACCAAAGATAGTTGAAGATCCATGCATCAACACCTTCGAGAAACCATGCGAACAAAAGATAGTTGAAGATCCATGCATCACCGTCGAGCAACCATGCGAACCAAAGATAGTTCAAGATCCATGCATCACCGTCGAGCAACCATGCATACCAACAAAAATTGAAGCGCCATGCTTACCAGTTAGAACCATCGATACGTGTG TTGGTGTCCGTGCGACCGCTTGTGCAAGTGCTTCGGCTTCAACATCAAGCACTTTTGGAACTGGCTGCAACGGAGGAGTCAAAGCTTCTGCAGGCGCTTCTGCTTCAACATCAAGCACTTTTGGAACTGGCTGCATCGGAGGAGCAAGAGCTTCTGTAGGCGCTCATGCTTTCCATCATACTCTATTTtaa